A single region of the Serinus canaria isolate serCan28SL12 chromosome 1, serCan2020, whole genome shotgun sequence genome encodes:
- the KPNA3 gene encoding importin subunit alpha-4 — MAENAAATGLESHRIKSFKNKGRDAETMRRHRNEVTIELRKNKRDEHLLKKRNVPQEESLEDSDVDADFKAQNVTLEAILQNATSDNPVIQLSAVQAARKLLSSDRNPPIDDLIKSGILPILVKCLERDDNPSLQFEAAWALTNIASGTSAQTQAVVQSNAVPLFLRLLHSPHQNVCEQAVWALGNIIGDGPQCRDYVISLGVVKPLLSFINPSIPITFLRNVTWVIVNLCRNKDPPPPMETVQEILPALCVLIYHTDINILVDTVWALSYLTDGGNEQIQMVIDSGVVPFLVPLLSHQEVKVQTAALRAVGNIVTGTDEQTQVVLNCDVLSYFPHLLTHPKEKINKEAVWFLSNITAGNQQQVQAVIDAGLIPMIIHQLAKGDFGTQKEAAWAISNLTISGRKDQVEYLVQQNVIPPFCNLLSVKDSQVVQVVLDGLKNILIMAGDEASTIAEIIEECGGLEKIEALQQHENEDIYKLAFEIIDQYFSGDDIDEDPSLIPEATQGGTYNFDPTANLQTKEFNF, encoded by the exons AACAAAAGAGATGAACatcttttgaaaaaaagaaatgttcctCAAGAGGAAAGCTTAGAAGATTCTGATGTTGATGCTGACTTCAAAGCA caaaATGTAACACTAGAGGCTATACTGCAG aacgCCACAAGTGACAACCCAGTGATCCAACTGAGTGCTGTCCAAGCTGcaag AAAACTCCTATCCAGTGACAGAAATCCACCTATTGATGATTTAATAAAATCTGGAATTTTGCCAATTCTGGTAAAATGCCTAGAAAGGGATGATAA TCCTTCATTACAATTTGAAGCTGCATGGGCATTGACTAACATAGCATCAGGCACTTCTGCACAGACTCAAGCTGTTGTACAGTCGA ATGCAGTACCCCTCTTCTTGAGACTACTTCATTCACCACACCAGAATGTTTGTGAGCAAGCTGTCTGGGCTCTCGGAAATATTATAG gTGATGGTCCTCAGTGTAGAGATTATGTCATATCACTGGGAGTTGTCAAACCTCTTCTGTCCTTCATCAATCCCTCCATTCCCATCACCTTCCTTCGGAACGTCACATGGGTCATTGTAAATCTCTGCAGGAATAAGGACCCCCCACCGCCTATGGAGACAGTTCAGGAG ATTTTGCCAGCATTGTGTGTTCTCATTTACCATACAGATATAAAC ATTCTTGTGGACACTGTTTGGGCTTTGTCCTACTTAACAGATGGTGGAAATGAACAGATACAAATGGTGATTGATTCAGGAGTTGTACCTTTTCTAGTTCCCCTTCTGAGTCATCAGGAGGTTAAAGTTCAA acagcagcactgagagcagtAGGCAACATAGTAACTGGTACTGATGAGCAGACACAAGTTGTTCTCAATTGTGATGTTTTGTCTTATTTCCCACATCTCCTGACGCATCCAAAAGAGAAGATAAACAAG GAAGCAGTTTGGTTCCTTTCCAATATCACAGCAGGAAACCAGCAACAAGTTCAGGCTGTAATAGATGCTGGGCTAATCCCCATGATCATACACCAGCTGGCTAAG gggGACTTCGGGACACAAAAGGAAGCTGCTTGGGCAATTAGCAATTTGACAATAAGTGGGAGAAAAGATCAG gTTGAATACCTTGTACAACAAAATGTAATCCCACCTTTCTGCAATCTACTCTCAGTAAAGGATTCTCAAGTGGTGCAGGTGGTACTGGATGGCCTGAAAAACATCCTGATAATGGCTGGTGATGAGGCTAGCACAATAGCTGAAATTATAGAAGAGTGTGGAG gATTAGAGAAAATCGAAGCCTTGCAACAGCACGAGAATGAAGACATTTATAAACTAGCATTTGAAATTATAGATCAGTATTTCTCTGGTGATGAT ATTGATGAAGACCCCAGTCTCATTCCTGAAGCCACTCAAGGAGGTACTTACAACTTTGACCCGACGGCCAACCTTCaaacaaaagaatttaatttttaa
- the ARL11 gene encoding ADP-ribosylation factor-like protein 11, translated as MGKLFSKGWRKRDARVIVLGLDFAGKSTLLYKLKSGQAVETCPTVGFNVESLRTPCGISFTLWDVGGQDSLRASWPNYLEDINTLIFVLDSTDTARLAEAMAALEEALSHPGMAGIPVLLLANKQDVPGALAPAELGEMLRLGGLARHRWMLRGCSAHTGQGLQEVLAILGMLLRGSGQSSLSQEQPITELAERRQAPEQT; from the coding sequence ATGGGGAAGCTGTTCTCCAAAGGCTGGAGGAAAAGAGATGCTCGAGTTATCGTGCTGGGGCTCGACTTTGCTGGCAAATCCACCCTTCTGTACAAACTGAAGAGCGGCCAGGCTGTGGAGACCTGCCCCACGGTGGGATTCAACGTGGAGTCTCTGAGAACACCCTGCGGCATATCCTTCACCCTCTGGGATGTGGGCGGACAAGACAGCCTGCGGGCCAGCTGGCCTAACTACCTGGAGGACATCAACACCCTCATCTTCGTGCTCGACAGCACAGACACGGCCCGGCTGGCCGAAGCGATGGCAGCATTGGAGGAGGCCCTGAGCCACCCCGGCATGGCTggcatccctgtgctcctcctggCCAACAAGCAGGACGTGCCGGGAGCGCTGGCTCCTGCCGAGCTGGGGGAGATGCTGCGGCTGGGGGGGCTGGCGAGGCACCGCTGGATGCTCCGGGGGTGCAGTGCCCACACTGGCCAGGGCCTGCAGGAAGTGCTGGCCattctgggaatgctgctgcggggctcagggcagagctccctatcccaggagcagcccatcACGGAgctggcagagaggaggcaAGCTCCCGAGCAAACCTGA